TGTCCAGCAACAAGGCCTGGTCATTGTTGAAATCAATGAATCTGGATAATTGAGCCCGAATCCCGGCTTTGTTTTCATCGATCTGTTCCTGGGTAATGATCTGGCGCATTTCCGTTTTCCCGGACGGGTCTCCGATCAGACCAGTCCCGCCCCCCACCAGAGCGATGGGCCGGTGTCCGCACCTCTGCATATGGGCCAGGGCCATGATACACACCAGGCTGCCCACATGAAGACTGGTGGCCGTGGGGTCAAATCCGATGTAACAGGTGGCCTGGTTGTTTTCCAGATATTCTTCCAGTTCTGCAGTATGGGTTACCGCATCAACGAACCCCCGCTCTTTTAAAACTGATAATACACTCATGATTTCCCTGCTATTTTTTAGTATACTCAACGGCTCTGGTTTCTCTGATCACCACCACTTTGACCTGGCCCGGAAATGTCAGGTTCTCTTCAATCTGCCGGGCGATTTCCCTGGACAGCAACACGGCATCTTCATCACTGATTTTTCCACTTTCAGTAATCACACGAATCTCACGGCCGGCCTGAATGGCATAGGTATTGATCACCCCGTCAAACGAATTGGCTATCTTTTCAAGGTCTTCCAGCCGTTTGATATAATTTTCAAGACTTTCTTTTCTGGCACCCGGTCTGGCCCCGGACAACGCGTCTGCCGCCTGGACAATATAATCATACACAGACGTGGGCATCTGATCTTCATGATGGGCGGCAATGGCATTGACCACACAATCCAGCTCTCCGTATTTTTTGGCCAGCTTGGCACCGATAATGGCATGAGCCCCATCCACTTCATGATCGATGGCTTTGCCGATATCATGAAGCAGACCCATCCGTTTGGCCAGCTTGACATCCAGTTTCAGTTCAGCGGCGATCACACCGGCCAGAAATGCCACTTCAAAAGAATGCTGAAGCACATTCTGGGCATAAGAAGTCCGGAATTTCAATTTTCCCAGCACCTTGATCAATTCCGGATTGATGCCGTGAACCCCTAAATCGAATGCCGCCTGTTCACCGGCTTCCTTGATGGCAAGATCCACTTCCTTGCCTGCCCGTTCCACCACATCCTCTATTCTGGCCGGATGAATCCGGCCATCGGAAATCAATTTTTCCAGAGACAACCGGGCGACTTCCCGCCGCACGGGATTAAATCCTGACAGAATTACGGCTTCAGGGGTATCATCAATGATCAGATCAATCCCCGTGGCCGCTTCCAGGGCCCGTATATTTCTGCCCTCTCTTCCGATAATCCGGCCTTTCATTTCATCGCCCGGCAAATGCACCACAGACACGGTGCGTTCCGCCACAAAATCCCCGGCATACCGCTGAATGGCTGTGGATATAATTTTTTTGGCCTCTTTATCCGCCTGCTCTCTGGCTTCTGAGGTGATTTTTTTCACCAATTTGGCACCTTCGTGCCGGGCCTCTTCTTCCAGAGTTTTAAGCAGCAGTTCTCTGGCTTCTTCCAGCGTCAGGCCGGAAACCTTTTCCAGTTCTTTTCGGGTTTCTTCCACCAGATTGGCATAATAGGCTTCATCACTGGCGACGGCTTCCAGTTTTTCATTAATTTCTGCTTCTTTGCCATGAAGTTCGGCTTCTTTCTGAATGAACAGATCTTCTGTCTGATCCAGCTTTTCACTCTTTTTGGAAAGTCTGCGGGCTTCTTTTTTTAATTCTTCACGCGTTTCCTGGGTCTCAGCATCAAAACTGCCCTTCATTTCCAAAAGTCGGGATTTCGCTTCGAGCTGGGCTTCTTTGATCAATGTTTCCGCTTTGATTTCAGCCGCTTCTATAATCCGCCTCTGCTCTTCTTCAATATTCAGCTTTTCAAGAGAAAACTTTTTCTTAATCCTGAAAAAGCCGACCACTCCCAATACCAGCAATAAAACAATTATCAATGAGAGGACTATTTCCATTCAACCGGTCTCCTTCACATATATGGAAT
Above is a window of Desulfotignum balticum DSM 7044 DNA encoding:
- the rny gene encoding ribonuclease Y; translated protein: MEIVLSLIIVLLLVLGVVGFFRIKKKFSLEKLNIEEEQRRIIEAAEIKAETLIKEAQLEAKSRLLEMKGSFDAETQETREELKKEARRLSKKSEKLDQTEDLFIQKEAELHGKEAEINEKLEAVASDEAYYANLVEETRKELEKVSGLTLEEARELLLKTLEEEARHEGAKLVKKITSEAREQADKEAKKIISTAIQRYAGDFVAERTVSVVHLPGDEMKGRIIGREGRNIRALEAATGIDLIIDDTPEAVILSGFNPVRREVARLSLEKLISDGRIHPARIEDVVERAGKEVDLAIKEAGEQAAFDLGVHGINPELIKVLGKLKFRTSYAQNVLQHSFEVAFLAGVIAAELKLDVKLAKRMGLLHDIGKAIDHEVDGAHAIIGAKLAKKYGELDCVVNAIAAHHEDQMPTSVYDYIVQAADALSGARPGARKESLENYIKRLEDLEKIANSFDGVINTYAIQAGREIRVITESGKISDEDAVLLSREIARQIEENLTFPGQVKVVVIRETRAVEYTKK